The proteins below come from a single Orcinus orca chromosome 6, mOrcOrc1.1, whole genome shotgun sequence genomic window:
- the LHX3 gene encoding LIM/homeobox protein Lhx3 isoform X3, translating into MEARGELVPGRESAGGDLLLALLARREDLRREIPLCAGCDQHILDRFILKALDRHWHSRCLKCSDCHMPLAERCFSRGESVYCKDDFFKRFGTKCAACQLGIPPTQVVRRAQDFVYHLHCFACVVCKRQLATGDEFYLMEDSRLVCKADYETAKQREAEATAKRPRTTITAKQLETLKSAYNTSPKPARHVREQLSSETGLDMRVVQVWFQNRRAKEKRLKKDAGRQRWGQYFRNMKRARGGSKSDKDSVQEEGQDSDAEVSFTAPSSPSPRAPTAGGLDAPLEKAGAGAPRSLRCPPRQMLCCLPPATDTKAGWV; encoded by the exons ATGGAGGCGCGCGGGGAGCTGGTCCCGGGCCGGGAGTCGGCGGGCGGCGACCTGCTGCTGGCGCTGCTGGCGCGGAGGGAAGACCTGCGCCGAG AGATCCCACTGTGTGCTGGCTGCGACCAGCACATCCTGGACCGCTTCATCCTCAAGGCTCTGGACCGCCACTGGCACAGCAGGTGCCTCAAGTGCAGCGACTGCCACATGCCGCTGGCCGAGCGTTGCTTCAGCCGCGGAGAGAGTGTCTACTGCAAGGACGACTTCTTCAA GCGCTTCGGGACCAAGTGCGCCGCGTGCCAGCTGGGCATCCCGCCCACGCAGGTGGTGCGCCGCGCCCAGGACTTCGTGTACCACCTGCACTGCTTCGCCTGCGTCGTGTGCAAGCGGCAGCTGGCCACGGGAGACGAGTTCTACCTCATGGAGGACAGCCGGCTCGTGTGCAAGGCAGACTACGAGACCGCCAAGCAGCGAg AGGCCGAGGCCACGGCCAAACGGCCGCGCACGACCATCACGGCCAAGCAGCTGGAGACGCTGAAGAGCGCCTACAACACCTCTCCGAAGCCCGCGCGCCATGTGCGCGAGCAGCTCTCCTCTGAGACCGGCCTGGACATGCGCGTCGTGCAG gtgTGGTTCCAGAACCGCCGGGCCAAGGAAAAGAGGCTCAAGAAGGACGCGGGCAGGCAGCGCTGGGGCCAGTATTTCCGTAACATGAAGCGCGCCCGCGGCGGCTCGAAGTCGGACAAGGACAGCGTCCAGGAAGAGGGGCAGGACAGCGACGCCGAGGTCTCCTTCACCG CCCCCAGTTCCCCCTCTCCACGGGCTCCAACTGCCGGAGGATTGGACGCCCCGCTGGAGAAGGCTGGAGCAGGGGCTCCGCGGAGCCTGCGCTGCCCTCCTCGACAGATGCTTTGCTGCCTGCCGCCTGCCACGGACACAAAGGCTGGCTGGGTGTGA
- the LHX3 gene encoding LIM/homeobox protein Lhx3 isoform X1 → MEARGELVPGRESAGGDLLLALLARREDLRREIPLCAGCDQHILDRFILKALDRHWHSRCLKCSDCHMPLAERCFSRGESVYCKDDFFKRFGTKCAACQLGIPPTQVVRRAQDFVYHLHCFACVVCKRQLATGDEFYLMEDSRLVCKADYETAKQREAEATAKRPRTTITAKQLETLKSAYNTSPKPARHVREQLSSETGLDMRVVQVWFQNRRAKEKRLKKDAGRQRWGQYFRNMKRARGGSKSDKDSVQEEGQDSDAEVSFTDEPAMVEMGPANGLYGSLGEPAPALGRPSGAPGSFPLEHGGLAGPEQYRELRPGSPYGVPPSPAALQSLPGPQPLLSSLVYPDAGLGLLPSGAPGGPPPMRVLAGNGPSSDLSTGSSGGYPDFPASPASWLDEVDHAQF, encoded by the exons ATGGAGGCGCGCGGGGAGCTGGTCCCGGGCCGGGAGTCGGCGGGCGGCGACCTGCTGCTGGCGCTGCTGGCGCGGAGGGAAGACCTGCGCCGAG AGATCCCACTGTGTGCTGGCTGCGACCAGCACATCCTGGACCGCTTCATCCTCAAGGCTCTGGACCGCCACTGGCACAGCAGGTGCCTCAAGTGCAGCGACTGCCACATGCCGCTGGCCGAGCGTTGCTTCAGCCGCGGAGAGAGTGTCTACTGCAAGGACGACTTCTTCAA GCGCTTCGGGACCAAGTGCGCCGCGTGCCAGCTGGGCATCCCGCCCACGCAGGTGGTGCGCCGCGCCCAGGACTTCGTGTACCACCTGCACTGCTTCGCCTGCGTCGTGTGCAAGCGGCAGCTGGCCACGGGAGACGAGTTCTACCTCATGGAGGACAGCCGGCTCGTGTGCAAGGCAGACTACGAGACCGCCAAGCAGCGAg AGGCCGAGGCCACGGCCAAACGGCCGCGCACGACCATCACGGCCAAGCAGCTGGAGACGCTGAAGAGCGCCTACAACACCTCTCCGAAGCCCGCGCGCCATGTGCGCGAGCAGCTCTCCTCTGAGACCGGCCTGGACATGCGCGTCGTGCAG gtgTGGTTCCAGAACCGCCGGGCCAAGGAAAAGAGGCTCAAGAAGGACGCGGGCAGGCAGCGCTGGGGCCAGTATTTCCGTAACATGAAGCGCGCCCGCGGCGGCTCGAAGTCGGACAAGGACAGCGTCCAGGAAGAGGGGCAGGACAGCGACGCCGAGGTCTCCTTCACCG ATGAGCCAGCCATGGTCGAAATGGGCCCTGCCAACGGCCTCTACGGCAGCCTGGGAGAGCCTGCCCCAGCCTTGGGCCGGCCCTCGGGGGCCCCAGGCAGCTTCCCGCTGGAGCATGGAGGCCTGGCCGGCCCGGAGCAGTACCGAGAGCTGCGCCCCGGCAGCCCCTACGGCGTCCCCCCATCCCCTGCTGCCCTGCAGAGcctccctggcccccagcccctcctctccagcTTGGTGTACCCGGATGCCGGCTTGGGGCTCCTGCCCTCGGGAGCCCCAGGGGGGCCCCCACCCATGAGGGTGCTGGCAGGGAACGGACCCAGCTCTGACCTCTCCACGGGGAGCAGCGGGGGCTACCCCGACTTCCCTGCCAGCCCCGCCTCCTGGCTGGACGAGGTGGACCACGCTCAGTTCTGA
- the LHX3 gene encoding LIM/homeobox protein Lhx3 isoform X2 produces the protein MEARGELVPGRESAGGDLLLALLARREDLRREIPLCAGCDQHILDRFILKALDRHWHSRCLKCSDCHMPLAERCFSRGESVYCKDDFFKWCAAPRTSCTTCTASPASCASGSWPRETSSTSWRTAGSCARQTTRPPSSEVWFQNRRAKEKRLKKDAGRQRWGQYFRNMKRARGGSKSDKDSVQEEGQDSDAEVSFTDEPAMVEMGPANGLYGSLGEPAPALGRPSGAPGSFPLEHGGLAGPEQYRELRPGSPYGVPPSPAALQSLPGPQPLLSSLVYPDAGLGLLPSGAPGGPPPMRVLAGNGPSSDLSTGSSGGYPDFPASPASWLDEVDHAQF, from the exons ATGGAGGCGCGCGGGGAGCTGGTCCCGGGCCGGGAGTCGGCGGGCGGCGACCTGCTGCTGGCGCTGCTGGCGCGGAGGGAAGACCTGCGCCGAG AGATCCCACTGTGTGCTGGCTGCGACCAGCACATCCTGGACCGCTTCATCCTCAAGGCTCTGGACCGCCACTGGCACAGCAGGTGCCTCAAGTGCAGCGACTGCCACATGCCGCTGGCCGAGCGTTGCTTCAGCCGCGGAGAGAGTGTCTACTGCAAGGACGACTTCTTCAA GTGGTGCGCCGCGCCCAGGACTTCGTGTACCACCTGCACTGCTTCGCCTGCGTCGTGTGCAAGCGGCAGCTGGCCACGGGAGACGAGTTCTACCTCATGGAGGACAGCCGGCTCGTGTGCAAGGCAGACTACGAGACCGCCAAGCAGCGAg gtgTGGTTCCAGAACCGCCGGGCCAAGGAAAAGAGGCTCAAGAAGGACGCGGGCAGGCAGCGCTGGGGCCAGTATTTCCGTAACATGAAGCGCGCCCGCGGCGGCTCGAAGTCGGACAAGGACAGCGTCCAGGAAGAGGGGCAGGACAGCGACGCCGAGGTCTCCTTCACCG ATGAGCCAGCCATGGTCGAAATGGGCCCTGCCAACGGCCTCTACGGCAGCCTGGGAGAGCCTGCCCCAGCCTTGGGCCGGCCCTCGGGGGCCCCAGGCAGCTTCCCGCTGGAGCATGGAGGCCTGGCCGGCCCGGAGCAGTACCGAGAGCTGCGCCCCGGCAGCCCCTACGGCGTCCCCCCATCCCCTGCTGCCCTGCAGAGcctccctggcccccagcccctcctctccagcTTGGTGTACCCGGATGCCGGCTTGGGGCTCCTGCCCTCGGGAGCCCCAGGGGGGCCCCCACCCATGAGGGTGCTGGCAGGGAACGGACCCAGCTCTGACCTCTCCACGGGGAGCAGCGGGGGCTACCCCGACTTCCCTGCCAGCCCCGCCTCCTGGCTGGACGAGGTGGACCACGCTCAGTTCTGA
- the LHX3 gene encoding LIM/homeobox protein Lhx3 isoform X4 has protein sequence MLLETDLEGDRDRPGPPAAAALCTFSGTREIPLCAGCDQHILDRFILKALDRHWHSRCLKCSDCHMPLAERCFSRGESVYCKDDFFKRFGTKCAACQLGIPPTQVVRRAQDFVYHLHCFACVVCKRQLATGDEFYLMEDSRLVCKADYETAKQREAEATAKRPRTTITAKQLETLKSAYNTSPKPARHVREQLSSETGLDMRVVQVWFQNRRAKEKRLKKDAGRQRWGQYFRNMKRARGGSKSDKDSVQEEGQDSDAEVSFTDEPAMVEMGPANGLYGSLGEPAPALGRPSGAPGSFPLEHGGLAGPEQYRELRPGSPYGVPPSPAALQSLPGPQPLLSSLVYPDAGLGLLPSGAPGGPPPMRVLAGNGPSSDLSTGSSGGYPDFPASPASWLDEVDHAQF, from the exons ATGCTGCTGGAAACGGATCTCGAGGGCGACCGAGATCGGCCCGGGCCCCCCGCAGCCGCCGCTCTCTGCACCTTCAGCGGGACTAGGG AGATCCCACTGTGTGCTGGCTGCGACCAGCACATCCTGGACCGCTTCATCCTCAAGGCTCTGGACCGCCACTGGCACAGCAGGTGCCTCAAGTGCAGCGACTGCCACATGCCGCTGGCCGAGCGTTGCTTCAGCCGCGGAGAGAGTGTCTACTGCAAGGACGACTTCTTCAA GCGCTTCGGGACCAAGTGCGCCGCGTGCCAGCTGGGCATCCCGCCCACGCAGGTGGTGCGCCGCGCCCAGGACTTCGTGTACCACCTGCACTGCTTCGCCTGCGTCGTGTGCAAGCGGCAGCTGGCCACGGGAGACGAGTTCTACCTCATGGAGGACAGCCGGCTCGTGTGCAAGGCAGACTACGAGACCGCCAAGCAGCGAg AGGCCGAGGCCACGGCCAAACGGCCGCGCACGACCATCACGGCCAAGCAGCTGGAGACGCTGAAGAGCGCCTACAACACCTCTCCGAAGCCCGCGCGCCATGTGCGCGAGCAGCTCTCCTCTGAGACCGGCCTGGACATGCGCGTCGTGCAG gtgTGGTTCCAGAACCGCCGGGCCAAGGAAAAGAGGCTCAAGAAGGACGCGGGCAGGCAGCGCTGGGGCCAGTATTTCCGTAACATGAAGCGCGCCCGCGGCGGCTCGAAGTCGGACAAGGACAGCGTCCAGGAAGAGGGGCAGGACAGCGACGCCGAGGTCTCCTTCACCG ATGAGCCAGCCATGGTCGAAATGGGCCCTGCCAACGGCCTCTACGGCAGCCTGGGAGAGCCTGCCCCAGCCTTGGGCCGGCCCTCGGGGGCCCCAGGCAGCTTCCCGCTGGAGCATGGAGGCCTGGCCGGCCCGGAGCAGTACCGAGAGCTGCGCCCCGGCAGCCCCTACGGCGTCCCCCCATCCCCTGCTGCCCTGCAGAGcctccctggcccccagcccctcctctccagcTTGGTGTACCCGGATGCCGGCTTGGGGCTCCTGCCCTCGGGAGCCCCAGGGGGGCCCCCACCCATGAGGGTGCTGGCAGGGAACGGACCCAGCTCTGACCTCTCCACGGGGAGCAGCGGGGGCTACCCCGACTTCCCTGCCAGCCCCGCCTCCTGGCTGGACGAGGTGGACCACGCTCAGTTCTGA